A window of the Rhodoferax sp. GW822-FHT02A01 genome harbors these coding sequences:
- a CDS encoding polyamine ABC transporter substrate-binding protein, which yields MKTVFKKLGLVLALSGAALMTSGAHAADASKVLNIYNWSDYIAEDTIKNFEKETGIKVRYDNYDSNEILHAKLLAGKTGYDIVVPGAHFAKTQIEGGLLQKLDKSKLTNWGNLDKGVLEQLAKVDPGNEYLVDWLWGYVTVGINVDKVKAALGDKPMPENAWDLLFNPEYVSKFKKCGVSVLDSASEVVPAALLYAGKNPYSKDAADYEAAAKVLKAIRPYVTRFSSSGYIEEMASGATCLVMGFSGDINIAASRAAAAKTKKPVVIQTLVPKTGATLFFDSMAIPKDAQNVENAHLFINYILRPEVDASLTNKVFYANPNAASLKFVKKDVAENKTIFLEPAVMKTMVAPDALPQPIRKVQTRTFTAFKTGK from the coding sequence ATGAAGACGGTATTTAAAAAGCTGGGGCTGGTGCTTGCACTGTCGGGCGCGGCCTTGATGACATCGGGCGCACACGCTGCCGATGCGTCCAAGGTGCTCAACATCTACAACTGGTCCGACTACATCGCCGAAGACACCATCAAGAACTTCGAGAAGGAAACCGGCATCAAGGTCCGTTACGACAACTACGACAGCAACGAAATCCTGCACGCCAAGCTGCTGGCGGGCAAGACCGGCTATGACATCGTGGTGCCCGGTGCCCACTTCGCCAAGACCCAGATCGAAGGCGGTCTGCTACAAAAGCTCGACAAGAGCAAGCTCACCAACTGGGGCAACCTGGACAAGGGCGTGCTGGAGCAACTTGCCAAGGTGGACCCAGGCAACGAATACCTGGTGGACTGGCTCTGGGGCTATGTGACCGTAGGTATCAATGTGGACAAGGTCAAGGCCGCACTGGGTGATAAGCCCATGCCCGAAAACGCCTGGGATCTGCTGTTCAATCCCGAGTACGTATCCAAGTTCAAGAAGTGCGGCGTCAGCGTGCTGGATTCCGCCTCCGAGGTGGTGCCCGCCGCGCTGCTGTACGCAGGCAAGAACCCCTACAGCAAGGACGCAGCCGACTACGAAGCCGCAGCCAAGGTGCTCAAGGCCATCCGTCCCTACGTGACACGCTTCTCGTCGTCCGGCTACATCGAGGAAATGGCCAGTGGGGCGACCTGCCTGGTCATGGGCTTCTCGGGCGATATCAACATCGCTGCCAGCCGCGCCGCTGCTGCCAAGACCAAGAAGCCTGTGGTCATCCAGACGCTGGTGCCCAAGACCGGCGCCACCTTGTTCTTTGACTCCATGGCTATCCCTAAGGATGCACAGAATGTGGAGAACGCCCACCTGTTCATCAACTACATCTTGCGCCCTGAAGTGGATGCGTCACTCACCAACAAGGTGTTCTACGCCAACCCCAATGCGGCCTCTTTGAAGTTCGTGAAGAAGGACGTGGCTGAGAACAAGACCATCTTTCTGGAGCCCGCGGTCATGAAGACCATGGTCGCTCCGGACGCTTTGCCGCAACCGATCCGCAAGGTGCAGACCCGCACCTTCACGGCTTTCAAGACCGGCAAGTAA